A window of Fictibacillus halophilus contains these coding sequences:
- the dapB gene encoding 4-hydroxy-tetrahydrodipicolinate reductase: protein MNKIRIILAGPRGKMGQEALKMIEETSHFELVAAVDSKNDGLQVKDLSGAPLSMEAPVYDDMENCLASIEADVVVDLTRPDIGKKHLELALNKGLRTVIGTTGFSNEDLERLKVLAEEKQTGAIIAPNFAIGAILMMKFSQMAAKYLPDIEIIEKHHDQKLDAPSGTALKTAQLITEVREEKKQGHPDEKEDLKGARGAELEGIRIHSVRLPGLVAHQEVIFGGEGQVLTIRHDSMNRTSFMPGVRLAVESVMKIEGLVYGLENIME, encoded by the coding sequence ATGAATAAAATTAGAATCATACTTGCAGGACCACGAGGAAAGATGGGTCAAGAAGCGTTGAAGATGATTGAGGAAACTTCACATTTTGAACTAGTGGCAGCTGTAGATTCAAAAAATGATGGACTTCAAGTAAAAGATCTTTCAGGAGCTCCGCTATCTATGGAGGCACCTGTATATGATGATATGGAAAACTGTCTTGCTTCTATTGAAGCAGATGTCGTTGTAGATCTTACTCGTCCCGATATCGGCAAGAAACACCTTGAGTTGGCTCTTAACAAGGGTCTGCGCACGGTTATCGGAACTACTGGTTTTTCAAATGAAGACCTAGAGCGTCTAAAAGTTCTGGCTGAAGAAAAACAGACAGGTGCCATCATCGCCCCAAATTTTGCGATCGGTGCGATTTTAATGATGAAGTTTTCTCAAATGGCAGCAAAGTATCTTCCTGATATTGAAATCATCGAAAAGCATCATGATCAAAAGTTAGATGCGCCGTCAGGAACAGCATTAAAAACAGCACAACTGATCACTGAAGTGAGAGAAGAAAAGAAACAAGGTCATCCGGATGAAAAAGAGGATCTTAAAGGAGCGCGAGGCGCTGAACTAGAAGGAATCCGTATTCATAGTGTAAGATTACCTGGACTGGTCGCGCACCAAGAAGTTATTTTCGGTGGTGAGGGTCAAGTCTTAACGATCCGTCATGATTCTATGAACAGAACATCCTTCATGCCAGGTGTTCGCCTTGCCGTTGAAAGTGTTATGAAAATTGAAGGTCTTGTCTATGGCCTTGAAAATATTATGGAATAA
- the bshB1 gene encoding bacillithiol biosynthesis deacetylase BshB1: protein MNVESWLAFGAHADDVEIGMGATIKAETERGRDVIICDLTEAELSSNGTVDIRKKEAERAAELLGVSKRNNLQLPDRGLYMKEDYILQLVSVIREHKPEYVFAPYWVDRHPDHGNCARLVKEAVFSAGIKNIKDKNQQPAHKVKNIFYYLINSAERPQLFVDVTRSYRTKIEALKAYPSQFVKTLESIDTPLTNGYIERVESRDKLFGLEAGVSYAEGFITEQTYITNHL, encoded by the coding sequence ATGAACGTTGAAAGCTGGCTAGCCTTTGGTGCTCATGCAGATGATGTAGAGATCGGCATGGGTGCTACGATCAAAGCAGAAACAGAGAGAGGCCGTGACGTGATCATCTGTGACCTAACAGAAGCAGAACTGTCATCGAACGGCACTGTCGACATCCGGAAAAAAGAGGCTGAAAGAGCAGCAGAACTTTTAGGAGTAAGTAAAAGAAATAACCTACAGTTGCCTGACCGCGGACTTTATATGAAAGAAGACTATATTTTACAACTGGTTTCGGTTATTCGTGAGCATAAGCCAGAATACGTGTTTGCTCCCTATTGGGTCGATCGTCACCCAGACCACGGAAACTGTGCTCGTCTCGTAAAAGAAGCAGTCTTTTCTGCCGGAATAAAGAACATCAAAGACAAAAATCAACAACCTGCACACAAAGTGAAAAATATTTTTTACTACTTGATCAACAGTGCAGAGAGACCTCAGTTGTTTGTAGATGTTACGAGGTCTTACAGAACGAAGATCGAGGCATTGAAAGCTTACCCTTCTCAGTTTGTAAAAACGCTGGAAAGCATCGATACACCTCTAACGAACGGTTATATAGAACGTGTAGAATCCCGTGACAAGCTGTTTGGTCTTGAAGCTGGTGTCAGTTATGCAGAAGGATTCATTACAGAACAAACTTATATAACTAACCATTTATAA
- a CDS encoding biotin--[acetyl-CoA-carboxylase] ligase, whose translation MGAMMKEALLHMLTEQEGKFVSGQEISNRLDCSRTAIWKHISELRKNGYTIEAVQKRGYRLITSPDAVTAEEVSLYTGDGTFGKKITYRESVNSTQEVAHALARDGAVEGSIVLADEQTGGRGRLGRAWQSPKGTGVWMSLILKPNIPLQKAPQLTLLIAVAVSKAIEKVSGLEAAIKWPNDILISGKKSAGILTELQAEADSIHSVIVGIGINVNQERQHFSDEIAEIATSLAIESGQNFKRAEVVGVLLQEIETLYHQYLENGFGVIKLLWESRAFSLGKRITARSVTGAITGYAKGITEEGVLLLEDDHGVVHSIYSADIEFPST comes from the coding sequence GTGGGAGCCATGATGAAAGAAGCACTGTTGCACATGCTTACAGAACAAGAAGGAAAGTTTGTTTCAGGTCAAGAGATCTCAAACAGACTGGATTGTTCAAGAACTGCGATCTGGAAACACATATCAGAACTTCGTAAGAACGGCTACACGATCGAAGCTGTCCAGAAGAGAGGATACCGATTGATCACGTCTCCTGATGCGGTAACAGCAGAAGAAGTATCATTATATACGGGTGACGGAACATTCGGAAAGAAAATTACGTACAGAGAATCTGTAAATAGTACACAAGAGGTCGCTCATGCACTTGCTAGAGATGGCGCGGTCGAAGGAAGCATCGTACTCGCTGACGAACAGACCGGTGGCAGAGGAAGGTTAGGAAGAGCGTGGCAATCTCCTAAAGGGACAGGCGTTTGGATGAGCTTAATCTTAAAGCCTAACATCCCTCTTCAAAAAGCGCCTCAGCTTACATTGCTAATAGCTGTAGCTGTTTCTAAAGCGATCGAAAAAGTATCAGGCCTTGAAGCAGCGATCAAATGGCCGAACGACATTTTGATCAGCGGTAAAAAATCAGCTGGCATCTTAACAGAACTTCAAGCTGAAGCCGATTCTATTCATTCGGTCATTGTCGGCATCGGGATTAACGTGAATCAAGAACGACAGCACTTTTCTGATGAAATCGCGGAAATCGCTACAAGTCTAGCCATTGAAAGCGGGCAAAACTTCAAGCGAGCTGAAGTGGTGGGTGTGCTTCTTCAAGAGATCGAAACCCTATACCATCAATATTTGGAGAATGGTTTTGGTGTGATCAAGCTGTTATGGGAATCTCGTGCGTTCAGTTTAGGAAAACGAATTACAGCAAGATCCGTAACAGGAGCGATCACGGGTTATGCAAAAGGAATCACTGAAGAAGGTGTTCTGCTTTTAGAAGACGATCATGGCGTCGTACATTCCATCTATTCGGCTGATATCGAATTTCCTTCTACTTAA
- the panC gene encoding pantoate--beta-alanine ligase, which produces MKQINRIKDIQKLIAEEKRAGKVIGFVPTMGYLHDGHLSLIERAKKESDVIVVSIFVNPLQFGPNEDFDRYPRDLERDQKLALKAGADVLFFPDTKEMYPQESVVTVSVNKRVDALCGESRVGHFDGVATVLTKLFHIVSPDYAYFGLKDAQQVAVIEGLVEDFNFPIKVIGCETKREADGLAMSSRNVYLDDTERKEAVHLSQSLVKAKKWLLEGDSGETEQKMIKYLEEHTSGIVDYCKILSYPELLPPTPESERLIIAVAVKFSKARLIDNVILDNILSRLESEEETCSVR; this is translated from the coding sequence ATGAAACAGATCAATCGCATCAAAGACATACAAAAACTGATCGCTGAAGAAAAAAGGGCTGGAAAAGTAATAGGGTTCGTACCAACGATGGGATATCTGCATGATGGTCATCTATCCTTGATCGAACGAGCGAAGAAAGAGTCTGATGTTATTGTTGTCAGCATTTTTGTTAATCCGTTGCAATTCGGACCGAACGAAGATTTTGACAGATATCCTCGTGACCTTGAGCGCGATCAGAAGCTGGCATTAAAAGCGGGAGCAGATGTGTTGTTTTTCCCAGATACAAAAGAGATGTATCCACAAGAATCAGTCGTGACGGTTTCTGTAAATAAAAGAGTAGATGCATTATGCGGGGAAAGTCGAGTGGGACACTTCGACGGAGTGGCGACAGTATTAACGAAGTTGTTTCATATCGTTTCGCCTGACTATGCTTATTTTGGACTGAAAGATGCACAGCAAGTAGCGGTTATTGAAGGTCTTGTTGAAGACTTTAACTTTCCGATAAAAGTGATCGGGTGTGAGACGAAGCGTGAGGCTGACGGTCTTGCGATGAGTTCTAGAAACGTGTATCTCGATGACACGGAAAGAAAAGAAGCGGTTCATCTGAGTCAATCTCTTGTAAAAGCGAAAAAATGGCTTTTAGAGGGTGATAGTGGTGAGACCGAACAAAAGATGATAAAATACTTGGAGGAACATACGAGCGGTATTGTTGATTATTGCAAGATTCTTTCGTATCCTGAACTTCTTCCTCCTACACCTGAATCGGAAAGGTTGATCATTGCTGTAGCTGTAAAATTCAGCAAAGCGCGTTTGATTGATAATGTCATCTTAGACAACATTTTAAGTAGACTAGAAAGCGAGGAAGAAACATGTTCCGTACGTTAA
- a CDS encoding nucleotide pyrophosphohydrolase, whose translation MANRTLKESQDVVDQYISQFKEGYFSPLAMLARLTEELGELAREVNHHYGEKPKKSTEDKKTVEEELGDMFFVLICLANSLDIDLDDALKTVMHKFETRDKDRWTKKEGETTHE comes from the coding sequence ATGGCCAATCGTACATTAAAAGAGAGTCAGGACGTTGTAGATCAATACATATCACAGTTTAAAGAAGGCTATTTCAGTCCTTTAGCCATGCTTGCACGTTTAACAGAAGAATTAGGGGAACTTGCTCGTGAAGTGAACCATCATTATGGAGAGAAACCAAAGAAATCAACAGAGGATAAGAAGACGGTGGAAGAAGAACTTGGAGATATGTTCTTTGTTTTGATCTGTCTGGCGAATTCCCTCGATATAGATCTGGATGATGCGTTAAAAACCGTTATGCATAAGTTTGAAACACGAGACAAAGACAGATGGACTAAAAAAGAAGGAGAGACTACTCATGAATAA
- the bshA gene encoding N-acetyl-alpha-D-glucosaminyl L-malate synthase BshA — protein MTLKIGITCYPTVGGSGVVATELGKLLAEKGHEIHFITSSVPFRLGKFYPNIFFHEVEVNHYSVFKYPPYDLALASKMAEVAKREKLDLLHVHYAVPHAVCAVLAKQMLNDEMKIVTTLHGTDITVLGYDPSLSEMIKFGIEKSDVVTSVSHQLKADTLDLLNINKDIIPVHNFVDERVYYRRSNNAELRQTYGIDENEKVIVHISNFRKVKRLEDVIKSFALIRKELSSKLLLIGNGPELTTACELVRELDIEDDVLFLGKQENVGELFSICDLKLLLSEKESFGLVLLEAMACGVPVIGTNIGGIPEVIVDGETGYMVELGCPESVAEKAIALLQDEEKLMAFRENSVRHVKENFLSDKIVSIYEDIYYSLVEDRTV, from the coding sequence ATGACGTTAAAAATCGGCATCACTTGTTACCCGACCGTAGGCGGATCAGGAGTGGTTGCGACAGAACTAGGAAAACTATTGGCAGAAAAAGGACACGAGATTCATTTTATTACATCAAGCGTTCCTTTTCGTCTAGGAAAATTTTATCCGAATATCTTCTTTCATGAAGTAGAAGTGAATCATTATTCCGTGTTCAAATATCCGCCTTATGACCTTGCTTTAGCTAGCAAGATGGCAGAGGTGGCAAAAAGAGAAAAGCTCGATCTTCTTCATGTTCATTACGCTGTACCACATGCTGTTTGTGCGGTATTAGCCAAACAGATGCTAAACGATGAGATGAAGATCGTTACAACCTTACATGGAACAGATATTACGGTACTAGGCTACGATCCCTCACTAAGTGAAATGATCAAGTTCGGCATCGAGAAATCAGATGTTGTCACTTCGGTTTCACATCAACTTAAAGCAGATACACTAGATCTGTTAAATATTAACAAAGACATCATCCCTGTACATAATTTTGTAGATGAAAGAGTGTATTACAGAAGAAGTAATAATGCAGAATTAAGACAAACGTACGGAATTGATGAAAACGAAAAAGTCATCGTTCATATCTCTAATTTTAGAAAAGTAAAAAGGTTAGAAGATGTCATCAAGTCGTTTGCTCTGATTCGAAAAGAGCTTTCTTCAAAGCTGTTGTTGATCGGAAACGGTCCAGAACTAACGACAGCATGCGAACTGGTGCGTGAGCTGGATATCGAAGACGATGTATTGTTCTTAGGTAAACAAGAAAATGTCGGCGAATTGTTCTCAATCTGTGATCTGAAGCTGCTTCTATCTGAAAAAGAAAGCTTTGGACTCGTTCTACTCGAAGCGATGGCATGTGGTGTACCTGTAATCGGAACGAATATCGGTGGGATACCGGAAGTGATCGTGGATGGCGAGACAGGGTATATGGTGGAGCTAGGGTGTCCAGAATCGGTAGCCGAAAAAGCGATAGCTCTGTTACAGGATGAAGAAAAGCTAATGGCGTTCAGAGAAAATTCCGTAAGACATGTAAAAGAAAACTTCTTATCTGACAAGATCGTTTCGATCTATGAAGATATTTATTATTCCTTAGTAGAGGATCGCACAGTATGA
- the panB gene encoding 3-methyl-2-oxobutanoate hydroxymethyltransferase, producing MKTTKSFLKMKRDGEKITMVTAYDYPTAVICEKAEMDLLLVGDSLGMVVLGYDSTIPVTMDDMIHHTKAVKRGAPNTFIVTDMPFMTYHGSIDETLNNARRILQESGASAVKVEGGKQIVQTVERLTDAGVPVMGHLGLTPQMVGVMGGYGVQGKEERDAERLIEESLLLEKAGAFAIVLECVPQQLAEIVTKKLSIPVIGIGAGKHTDGQVLVYHDMIGYGFHHVPKFVKTYGNVKDVMVEGLLKYKEDVRTQQFPEESHSFNMKAETLHSLYGGVQS from the coding sequence ATGAAAACGACGAAAAGTTTTCTTAAGATGAAGAGAGATGGCGAAAAGATCACGATGGTAACGGCTTATGATTATCCGACTGCGGTGATCTGTGAAAAAGCGGAGATGGATCTTTTGTTAGTCGGAGATTCTCTTGGAATGGTCGTGCTTGGGTATGATTCAACGATTCCCGTTACGATGGATGATATGATCCATCACACGAAAGCGGTAAAACGCGGCGCGCCGAACACGTTTATCGTGACGGATATGCCGTTTATGACGTATCACGGTTCGATCGATGAGACGCTGAACAACGCACGAAGAATTCTTCAAGAAAGCGGTGCTTCTGCTGTCAAAGTAGAAGGTGGAAAACAGATCGTTCAGACGGTTGAACGGTTGACGGACGCCGGAGTTCCTGTCATGGGACACCTTGGTCTTACACCTCAGATGGTAGGTGTGATGGGCGGGTATGGTGTTCAAGGAAAAGAAGAAAGAGACGCTGAGCGACTGATCGAAGAGAGTCTTTTGCTTGAAAAAGCTGGGGCGTTCGCGATCGTTTTAGAATGCGTTCCGCAGCAGCTTGCTGAGATCGTAACAAAAAAACTAAGTATTCCTGTTATCGGAATCGGTGCAGGTAAACATACGGACGGGCAAGTCCTCGTCTATCATGATATGATCGGCTACGGTTTTCACCATGTACCTAAGTTTGTGAAAACGTATGGAAACGTGAAGGATGTCATGGTCGAGGGACTTTTAAAATATAAAGAAGACGTAAGAACACAACAGTTTCCAGAAGAAAGTCACAGCTTTAATATGAAGGCTGAAACGCTTCATTCCCTTTACGGAGGAGTTCAATCATGA
- a CDS encoding CCA tRNA nucleotidyltransferase: MNEMFKNALPVLKRLEDEGYRAYFVGGCVRDLLLDRPIKDIDIASSARPKDVQEIFPKTIPVGIEHGTVIVRHESVSYEVTTFRKEDEYKDYRRPSKVWFVDDLKEDLSRRDFTFNAMAMDISFQLIDHFGGRDDLERKQIRTVGDPNLRFSEDPLRIMRACRFMSVFNMAIERKTEQAIKEKACLLSRISTERIAIEFIKLLQGEQAGSVLKFMQERSVLNHLPTKLQEKQSDLYKDFDWNALESDEQRWTAILLLSDVSDDRAFLKSWKLPNHMIKKVEKLMSAYGIISWRKMDLYRCGLETAISSITLKSAIEKKDNAEEIAQLKQRYREIPIKSRKDIPLDGQDIIEITQREPGIWLGKLLEEMEKKIVEGELALNSTALQDWVKRWEP; the protein is encoded by the coding sequence ATGAACGAAATGTTCAAAAACGCCTTGCCGGTATTAAAGCGGTTGGAAGATGAAGGGTACAGAGCTTACTTTGTTGGAGGTTGTGTACGAGATCTTTTGCTCGACCGTCCGATCAAAGATATTGATATCGCAAGCTCTGCAAGACCTAAAGACGTTCAAGAAATCTTTCCAAAGACTATTCCGGTCGGTATTGAACATGGAACTGTTATCGTAAGACACGAATCTGTTTCTTATGAAGTCACAACGTTTAGAAAAGAAGATGAATATAAAGACTACAGAAGACCTTCTAAAGTATGGTTTGTCGATGATCTAAAAGAAGACCTCTCTAGAAGAGATTTCACCTTCAATGCGATGGCGATGGATATATCATTTCAGTTGATCGATCACTTTGGAGGACGAGATGACCTTGAGCGTAAGCAGATTCGTACTGTCGGAGATCCGAATCTGCGTTTTTCAGAAGATCCTCTTCGTATCATGAGAGCTTGCCGGTTCATGAGTGTATTTAACATGGCGATCGAAAGAAAGACCGAACAAGCGATTAAAGAAAAAGCATGCTTGCTATCTCGCATTTCAACAGAACGAATTGCGATCGAGTTCATCAAACTGCTTCAAGGTGAACAAGCGGGTAGTGTTCTCAAGTTTATGCAGGAACGCTCTGTTCTAAATCACTTGCCTACTAAGTTGCAAGAAAAACAGAGCGATCTTTATAAGGACTTTGACTGGAACGCTCTAGAATCTGATGAACAAAGATGGACGGCCATTCTGTTATTATCTGATGTGAGTGATGATAGAGCGTTCTTGAAAAGTTGGAAGCTTCCCAATCACATGATAAAAAAAGTAGAGAAGCTTATGTCCGCTTATGGTATTATTTCGTGGAGAAAAATGGATTTGTACCGTTGTGGCTTGGAGACAGCAATATCAAGCATCACGCTAAAAAGTGCGATCGAAAAGAAGGATAATGCAGAAGAAATCGCTCAACTTAAACAGCGATATCGTGAGATTCCGATCAAGTCCAGGAAGGATATTCCGCTAGATGGTCAGGATATTATCGAGATCACACAACGAGAACCGGGTATTTGGTTAGGTAAGCTGTTAGAAGAGATGGAGAAAAAGATCGTTGAGGGAGAATTAGCACTCAACTCAACCGCACTACAGGATTGGGTAAAAAGGTGGGAGCCATGA
- the mgsA gene encoding methylglyoxal synthase, whose amino-acid sequence MKIALIAHDKKKNDMINFTVAYAPILKGHTLFATGTTGFKIQEATGLDIKRFQSGPLGGDQQIGAMIAENDLDLVLFFRDPLTAQPHEPDVSALMRLCDVYQIPLATNVASAELFIRSLERGDLDWRKIIDERESEKK is encoded by the coding sequence ATGAAAATAGCTCTTATTGCACACGATAAGAAAAAGAACGATATGATCAATTTTACTGTCGCTTATGCACCGATCCTAAAGGGTCATACCCTGTTTGCGACAGGAACAACAGGATTTAAAATACAAGAAGCAACGGGTCTGGATATCAAACGTTTTCAATCTGGCCCTTTAGGCGGTGATCAGCAGATCGGAGCCATGATCGCAGAAAACGATCTTGATCTTGTTCTGTTTTTCAGAGATCCGTTGACCGCACAGCCTCATGAGCCTGATGTGTCAGCACTGATGCGTTTATGTGATGTGTATCAGATTCCGCTCGCAACAAATGTGGCTTCAGCAGAACTTTTTATTCGTTCACTCGAACGAGGAGATCTGGATTGGAGAAAAATAATAGATGAAAGAGAGTCAGAGAAAAAATGA
- a CDS encoding DUF1405 domain-containing protein, with the protein MSWIRTIIMDRMFLLALLLINILGTIYGYYWYLYQLQDTPWYFLPFVPDSPTASLFFVFVIIGFLRGKQHGWIEALAVATLFKYGIWAVGMNLGGAFVGTPLDLINYMLIFSHLGMAVQGLLYAPFYKIKGWHVTLAALVLFHNEIIDYVFDMMPRYDILDPYQDLIGYLTFWLSALSIFIVWKMRKA; encoded by the coding sequence ATGTCCTGGATTCGAACGATCATCATGGATCGAATGTTTTTACTAGCACTTCTTTTGATCAACATACTAGGCACGATCTACGGATATTATTGGTACCTTTATCAGCTTCAGGATACGCCTTGGTACTTCTTGCCGTTCGTACCCGACAGTCCGACTGCATCATTGTTTTTTGTTTTTGTCATCATCGGCTTTTTAAGAGGTAAACAGCACGGGTGGATCGAAGCCTTGGCTGTTGCAACGCTCTTTAAGTATGGCATATGGGCAGTGGGGATGAACCTTGGTGGTGCTTTTGTTGGAACGCCACTCGACCTTATCAACTACATGCTTATCTTTTCTCACCTCGGCATGGCGGTTCAAGGTCTGTTATATGCTCCGTTTTATAAGATCAAGGGTTGGCACGTAACCCTTGCTGCACTCGTTCTTTTTCATAACGAGATCATCGACTACGTGTTTGATATGATGCCAAGATATGACATTCTTGATCCGTATCAAGACTTGATCGGATACTTGACCTTTTGGTTATCTGCGTTATCCATCTTTATTGTTTGGAAAATGAGAAAAGCGTAA
- a CDS encoding YitT family protein — MTYPIKLKNILFILLGAAIFSFGIVHFNMTNNLAEGGFTGITLILYFLFSIDPSYSNLALNIPLFFVGWKLLGRNAFIYTIIGTVAVSVFLFIFQRFSFVTINLKEDMTLAALFAGVFIGVGLGIIFRFGGTTGGVDIIARLGHKFLGWSMGKTMFIFDFVVIAISLVYLDYKEAMYTLVAVFIGARVIDFMQEGAYAGKAVMIFSDKNTEIAADIIKELDRGATILNGKGSFTGNIREVLYCVIAKNEIVRIKQVIERIDPHAFVTVNDVHEVIGEGFTLDADKNPIGR, encoded by the coding sequence ATGACTTATCCAATCAAACTAAAAAATATTTTATTCATCTTACTTGGTGCTGCTATCTTTTCGTTCGGAATCGTTCATTTTAATATGACGAACAATTTAGCAGAAGGTGGTTTTACAGGGATCACGCTCATACTCTATTTTCTTTTCTCGATCGATCCTTCTTATTCTAACCTGGCACTCAACATTCCATTGTTCTTTGTCGGCTGGAAACTGCTTGGAAGAAACGCCTTTATCTATACGATAATTGGAACAGTCGCCGTGTCAGTGTTTTTGTTTATCTTCCAGCGTTTTTCTTTTGTAACGATCAACCTTAAAGAAGATATGACACTGGCCGCTTTGTTTGCTGGTGTATTTATTGGAGTTGGACTAGGAATCATCTTTCGCTTTGGGGGAACGACTGGCGGAGTGGATATCATCGCGAGACTCGGTCATAAATTTTTAGGCTGGAGCATGGGTAAAACGATGTTCATCTTTGATTTCGTTGTTATCGCGATCTCTCTCGTCTACTTAGACTATAAAGAAGCGATGTACACACTCGTTGCTGTATTCATCGGTGCACGGGTGATCGATTTTATGCAAGAAGGTGCTTATGCTGGTAAAGCGGTCATGATCTTTTCAGATAAAAATACCGAGATTGCAGCAGATATCATTAAAGAATTAGACCGTGGTGCGACTATCTTAAACGGTAAAGGCTCTTTTACAGGAAATATCCGTGAAGTGCTGTACTGCGTAATCGCTAAGAACGAGATCGTCCGTATTAAGCAAGTGATCGAGCGTATCGATCCACATGCATTCGTAACTGTAAATGATGTTCATGAAGTAATCGGTGAGGGTTTCACTCTTGATGCTGATAAGAATCCGATAGGCAGATAG
- a CDS encoding zinc metallopeptidase, protein MGGFLIYFAILLIVPIWAQMRVKSTYKKYSKVSNSTGKTGAEVAREILDQNGLYSVQVEPVRGMLSDHYDPRSKVVRLSEDNYYGSSIAGAAVAAHEVGHAIQDAEGYAFLRFRHALVPVANIGSNFSFLLILGGMLLSSMNMFLLGIIFMSVAVLFQFVTLPVEFNASSRAMDQIVSTGLIRNNEERGARKVLNAAALTYVAGALVALLELARFIFMFLGMNQDD, encoded by the coding sequence ATGGGTGGATTTTTAATCTACTTCGCAATTTTGCTTATCGTTCCAATCTGGGCTCAGATGCGAGTGAAAAGCACGTACAAAAAGTATTCGAAGGTAAGTAACAGCACAGGTAAGACTGGTGCAGAAGTAGCAAGAGAGATTTTAGACCAAAACGGACTCTACAGCGTTCAAGTAGAGCCGGTTAGAGGGATGTTGTCCGATCATTACGACCCTCGCAGTAAAGTAGTTCGTTTATCTGAAGATAATTATTACGGAAGTTCGATTGCAGGTGCAGCCGTTGCAGCCCATGAAGTAGGGCATGCGATTCAAGATGCTGAAGGGTATGCGTTCTTACGCTTCAGACATGCGCTAGTTCCTGTAGCTAACATCGGATCTAACTTTTCGTTTCTATTGATTCTTGGTGGTATGCTTTTAAGCTCGATGAATATGTTCCTATTAGGGATCATCTTCATGTCGGTAGCTGTATTGTTCCAATTCGTTACACTGCCGGTCGAGTTTAATGCAAGCTCTCGTGCCATGGACCAGATCGTTTCAACAGGTCTGATCCGTAACAACGAAGAGCGCGGAGCACGTAAAGTATTAAACGCTGCTGCGTTAACATATGTAGCTGGTGCTCTTGTAGCGTTACTCGAACTAGCACGATTCATCTTCATGTTCTTAGGGATGAACCAAGACGACTAA
- a CDS encoding sporulation protein YpjB codes for MRRFGWALMVLCMVFGLAMPAFASNHTETKEWSEINELTSEIWELGKIERYEEAAGVLQFTSANITHIEDVLSLRPEQKRLVEYTFRDAVSSLQNPEWSKEKKLNKLTEVRLLVDALQTDYEPLWKKTGLMMLEPFITMEKGISEDDSVVFHQAANLLLERYETVRPALMVDLKDEELEKLDEHVSYVDTNRSQILTDSAHQKQLETAAADFEALFFAKKDNSEPSLFWLIFSIGGIISSTLAYVGWRKYKGDQQDSLRVPDKR; via the coding sequence ATGAGAAGGTTTGGATGGGCATTGATGGTTCTTTGTATGGTTTTTGGACTTGCTATGCCAGCATTTGCATCAAATCATACAGAGACAAAAGAATGGTCTGAGATAAATGAGCTTACGAGTGAGATCTGGGAGCTTGGTAAAATAGAACGGTACGAAGAAGCTGCGGGTGTGTTGCAGTTTACATCAGCCAATATTACTCATATAGAAGATGTCTTGTCCTTAAGACCGGAACAGAAGCGTCTCGTTGAATATACGTTCAGAGATGCTGTTTCTTCTCTTCAGAACCCCGAGTGGTCGAAGGAAAAAAAGCTAAACAAGCTTACCGAGGTTCGTTTGTTAGTAGATGCCCTTCAGACCGATTATGAGCCGTTATGGAAAAAAACAGGACTGATGATGTTAGAGCCTTTTATCACGATGGAAAAAGGAATCAGTGAAGATGATTCTGTGGTTTTTCATCAAGCAGCCAATCTTTTACTTGAACGTTACGAAACGGTCAGGCCGGCACTGATGGTCGACCTGAAAGATGAAGAATTAGAAAAGCTCGATGAACACGTTTCTTACGTTGATACGAATCGAAGTCAGATTCTTACGGACTCCGCCCATCAAAAACAGCTTGAAACTGCAGCTGCTGATTTTGAAGCGCTATTCTTCGCAAAAAAAGATAACTCAGAGCCATCCCTGTTTTGGTTAATATTTTCAATCGGTGGCATCATATCATCAACACTAGCTTACGTAGGATGGAGAAAATACAAAGGTGATCAGCAAGATAGTTTAAGAGTGCCTGATAAACGGTAA